The genomic segment TTTCTCAGAGAGGGAAGACTGTGCCTGAGGAGCTTGTGAAGCCAGAAGAGCTCAGCAAATACCGGCAGGTGGCATCCCATGTGGTGAGTGGCTGGGTCCTCTTGACCTTGGACATAGGGCCCTCCGTGCTGTTTCTGGCTGGGCAGGCTAGCCCGGAAAGCACTGGCAGAGAGCCGTCCGGGGCCTCTGGCCCCATTTCTAGCCTTGGCTGCTAAGTTGTCAGGGCTCCTCTTCCTGCGCAGCTCTGGCTTTCCTGGTAATGCAGTGAGGGAGGTACTGTGTCCAGGCAGAAGGCCAAGTGCCGTGGATAAGGAACACAAGTCACGCTTGTTCCCTGGGCTCGGGCTGGCCATGGGGCAGTTGTGTGGCTCTGTGGCCTGCCTGGATTCGGCCATGACTGGGTTTGGTGTGCGCAGGGGTTGCACAGTGCCAGCATTCCTGGGATCCTCGCCCTGGACCTCTGCCCTTCCGACACCAACAAGATCCTCACTGGTGAGAGCTGGCCTGGCCCTGCAGGCCGAGGTGGGGGCGGCAGGGAAGGTTCATGCTCCTGTGCGCGGGCCTGGGGACAAAAGTACCTCCTTCAGCAGAGGGACCTGGAAGGGCTTGACTCCTTTTTGGATCTCATGTGGGTCCTTTCCAGGTGGGGCAGATAAAAATGTTGTTGTCTTCGACAAGAGTTCTGAGCAAATCTTGGCCACGCTCAAAGGCCATACCAAGAAAGTCACCAGTGTGGTGTTTCACCCTTCCCAGGTAAGGGGTTCTCCCGGCCACCCTGAGTCCCTCATTCCCGAGCCCTGTTTCAGTGGTGTAGGATCCCAGAACCCACCCTCGTCCCCTGCTCTCTCCTTGGTAGAGTGAAGTAGACCCAAGAAAGATCGCTGACTCTCTAGAGTGGACATTCAGGGGTCTCTGTTTGGAGTCATGGGGTTCCTCTTTACAGGACCCGCTAAAATGGGCCTTCAgagcagggggagagaggaaatgtGTATCTTCCACAAGCATCTTCATTGAAATAGTTTGTGTCGGGAAAAGGACAAAACCCTACTGTGGTGTTAATACAAGCTACAGAAAGCAAAGCTCAACAAAATCTCGACTCCGATCTGGAGAAGTATTCCCGTGGTCCTCGAGAGTGGGGGCGAAAAGCTTGCTGTTAACTGTGGAAAGCGGGGCGTGTTAAAACAGGTGGGGACTGCTGGTTCAGAGGGTCAAGGCAGCTCATGAGACCAGCCCCACGACGTTGTGGGATTTGAATTCTTAGATCCAGGGCAGTTTGGGTTTGGATCTGCAAGACGGTGGCTGGGTTCGTGCTTGTCATAGTCAGCCTTTCCCTGTACCTTCAGGAAATTAGAGACGGAAGGGTAACGGGgaatttttcataaaacaaactTACTCAAACGAAAGCACTCTTTTCTTAACCACTGGGTGTTAACATTGCTCTTACGACGTCATGTTGACAAAGACGGGGGGTTGGCTTTGCCTTACGGTTTGTAATGTCCTGACAAGTAATTAGTTGGTGACACTATGCGAGTTTCTCCTGTCCCAAATTTTACTAAGAGTCCTTAAGAAGTGTGGGAGCCAGTGAACATGCTCTTGCAGCCCCTGCAGACCCAGCAGTGTTCAGACCTGTGCCGTCCCAGAGAGTGGGCATTGCCTGCCGGCATGTGCTTTTTTCCATAGAATAAGTCAGTCCGTTCCCCAATTGGAGTAGTCCCATCTCCCTGAAGGTGTAGGATATTGCACTCTGCTGCAGTTATGCTTTTTACCACTAGATGGCGAGGCCGCCTCTCTGAGGCCCAATGTTGTTGGATTTACCATTTGAATGTCATTTGCCAGTGGCCCTCTCAGTGTCATTGGTGGGTGGTtccaggcagggcagggcggaAAGGAGAAGCAGCTGCTGGGGTCATAGCTGTCCCCAGCCCGTTTTGTGAGAATGATACGGTCTGCCTCTTCTCTCTCACAGTCTGCCTCTGCTTTCCTCTAGGAGCTGGTGTTTTCTGCCTCTCCAGATGCCACTATCAGGATTTGGTCGGTCCCGAACGCCTCTTGTGTACAGGTTGTTCGGGCCCATGAGAGCGCGGTGACAGGCCTCAGCCTCCACGCCACTGGTGACTATCTCCTGAGCTCCTCTGATGACCAGGTGTggtcccagccagggccttgcaGGCGGCCTTGGACACggtgggaggagggaacagcTCACCAACCCCAGCCGGCTCCCCGGAACCCCAGGGAGGATGTGGCCCCTGCCGAGAGGGGCTGGCTTTCCCAGGGTTTGCCAAACTAGGCTGCCTGCTCCCTGAAGGGCCCCCACTTTCTCactggcttcctgtctctgtttttctagTACTGGGCCTTCTCTGACATCCAGACAGGGCGTGTGCTCACCAAGGTGACAGATGAGACCTCTGGCTGCTGTAAGCTGTCTCTTCGTTGTCTGTTACTTATGTTTGTGTTGTATCTGCTCACTTGTTCTCGTGAAAGTACACTTAGCTCCAGggcctgctgggtgccaggcatGGCTCTGGTCACGGTGGGGaatgggaggaagaggaagccGCCTTCTGCCAAGCCTCGTCTCCCCCAGGGGGCCCTGACCGCgagtccctctcccctctccacagCTCTCACCTGTGCACAGTTCCATCCCGATGGACTCATTTTTGGAACAGGGACCATGGACTCTCAGATCAAGATCTGGGACCTGAAGGTAGGACGTGGGGCCTCCCCCTGGGCCCGAAGGTCGGAACTCTGAGGGCTGCTCAGTGTGATACGTGCTTGTGGCCTCTGGTTCTAGGGCTCTCCCAGGGTGGAgagtggctctgtgtgtgtgatgtgGTCAGGGTAGCCTGGGGACTTGGGCTGGGCCATCCACCCCCGCCATTCCTTCTGGCCGCCGTTCCCTCAAAGACAGGTGGGGGGACTTCTCAAAGGTGGGAGTTTGGTGAGCTCCATTTCCTACCTGTCACGACCTGTGGGGGACATTTACTCACCGCCCTCCGTCTGTAGGAGCGTACCAACGTGGCCAACTTCCCGGGTCACTCGGGCCCCATCACCAGCATTGCCTTCTCCGAGAACGGCTACTACCTGGCCACAGCAGCCGATGACTCCTCTGTCAAGCTCTGGGATCTGCGCAAGCTTAAGAACTTTAAGACATTGCAGCTGGATAACAACTTTGAGgtgtgtccccctcccccacctctctcagTTTCGTCCTTGCTTGTCGATGGTTCATTGAATTAATCTGAACTTGTCTTCATTCCCAATTGCCCCCTGGTTTCTGTTCCTCTCGTGTGACTTCTGTTCTGGCTCTGGCAGGTGAAGTCACTGATCTTTGACCAGAGCGGAACCTACCTGGCCCTGGGGGGCACAGACGTCCAGATCTACATCTGCAAACAGTGGACAGAGATTCTTCACTTCACAGGTAGAGGCTGGCCCTGGGAccctaggggctctgggtgctctgGCCTTAACCGGGTGAGGAGTTTCTAGGGGTAGGCATTAACATGCCTCAGCAACTTTTAACCACAACCTAAGGCAGTAGAGTTTAGTGACTAAGAAAATGGACTCACGAGTCAGAGAGCTTGGCTTTACatgctggctctgcctcttcaGGCTGTGTGACgtagggcaagttacttaacctctctggggcATGGTAATAGTACGTACCCATTAGGGTCGATGTGAGGTTTAGATGAGTGTGTGTATGAGGGTGCTGGAACAGTGTCTTACACACAGAAAGGATCTTCCATTGTCACCATTCAGTATTGTGTCCTAGTCCCTTGTGGGATTAGAGGAGTGAGTCCGGGAGGCCGGGTCTTCGCACTAACGGAATTTCTAGTCAGGCTAGGGAGGCAGAGGTAAGTGACTTCGCACCCAGTTCCTTATTGCGACGGTAAGTACCAGAGAAGAAAGGTGCAAAACGCTGAGGCAGTGGGTAACAGGTCTCCAGCCTCCTAatagctgtgtggccctgggtaCGTGGCTTTCCCTTTCAGTGTTGCAGCTTCTCCGTCTTTAAAACGGGCATGTAGGTACTGCTTTGCAGATTGTGCCAGCTGGTGACACGGGGTGGCATGTGTGGTGACAGGGTGCCTGCTGCACACTGGGGGCTGGATCAACAGCAGCGGCTGCTGTCTTTGTTGGCAGCATTCTTGCCCCCGTTAGCAGGTTGTGGGCAGGACTCAAGATGCTTCCCCGCCCACACGTACCCCTGACCCTGCCCAGCGTGTGGAGTTTCAGAGGCATGCAGGCCTAACTGTCGGGCCCATGGGTGTGGGCCCTCCCTGGACCCCCTGTTCCGATGAGGAGTCAAGTGAGGTGGAGTGGCAGGCTGGAAGCCAGGGGACTGTAGTGGGGAGCTGGCTGGCTCCAGGGGCAACCCTAAGCTTGCCTGGAGGAAGTTGCACTAATGTTCATGAACTGCCTGAGCACCTTGGGGAGTGTAGCCCAGCCCCTTCTGCCCCCgctccagccctgccctgtgtTCGGGGCCCAGGTTCCctggagctggaaccctgggagcTCGCACAAGCTGATGGGCTGTTCCAGTTACATGCAAAGAGTTAGAACTAGATAGATCCCAACAGGCTGATTACTGAAGTTTAAACCAAGCTGAACACTcagctgcattttaaaaacagcaagatgTGCGAAGTGGCGAACCGGACTCTGCGTGCCTCATGGGTCAGTCAGTGCCCTCTGCCCAGCTCACAGTCAGCTCCCGCACTTGAGCAGAATCGCAGTCGCCCCCAAAGCTAAGGCCAGGGGAAAGGGTAGTCCTCCATTCGCTCAGCCCACCAGCAGAGCTCGAGTGCCCACCCCGtgcacatgccaggcactgcgtGCGGCCCTGCAGGTGAAAGTAGTGCAGTAGGCGAGAGCCCTGCCCTCGGGAGTGTACAGCCCGAGGGAAAAAGCCAATCAGTCACATGCACTGTGGTGAGCACCGGGGGTGGGACTGGATGGGAAGGGGAAACGCCCCTCACGATGCCTCTTGTTTCTCTCCTCAGAGCATAGCGGCCTGACCACAGGGGTGGCCTTTGGGCACCACGCCAAGTTCATCGCTTCCACGGGCATGGACAGGAGCCTCAAGTTCTACAGCCTGTAGGCCCTGTCCCTTCTGACAGGAGCTGGGCCTCATCTCAGTGGTGGGGTAGAGTTAGGGttgggatggggggaggaaggggagactactgggggggaggggtctaTGGGGTGGGGCGTTCACATCATTTCACTCTGGTCTGGGTGGTGGCCCAAGAGCCATGGCGGCCTGGGCCACCCTCCTCCGTGCAGCCTCCAGGCCTGATGGGAGCAGACGTGGGAGGTAGCACTGCCACCCTCTGAAGGCTCCGGTCGGAACCCAGGCGTCTCCCCTCATGTGGGTCACTGATGGTGGTGGCCATTCCACACCCACCTGGTTTCAGTTCCTGGGAGACGGGGACTGGCTGAGCCAAGGGAACTGTGAAGGGATGGGCGCGAGGGCTCATGCAGGGTTTTGTAAGCAGTGATctagtttcattaaaaaaagaaaacaataaacgTAGccccctccctgtgtgtgtctgtagcAGGAACACCCGTgcagggcgggcgggcggggacgCTGCGGGACATGGGCGTTGGGAAGCCTGGTGGTCACTCTCACCCCCCAAACCCTTTTTTAAATTTGCACAACggaaatcaaagaaaatgaaaacaaatctaCAAGCCGTTTGTCAGAATGTATCTTCGTGTGTCTTGACATGTCGCTCGTGCTGCCACTTGCCACAagcctggcagggagggagaagtgtGGACAAGGTGGCCTTTTCTTGCTGGTGAGGAGCTGGGAGCCTGTGAGTGAGGTCTCTTCAGCTGGAAGTGGTAGGCAGCCTGCCCCTGTTTGGCTGAAATCAGGAGATCTTTGTAACTGGCATTTGGGAATCTGAAGTAGGGCCGGCTCGAGGGGAGACAGCCAGTAAATCGTAAATAAAAAAGACCAGCAAACAAATGCACTGCATAGGGAGTTCAGGCGCAGCACAGGGCCGCTTTAGCCTGGGTGGTCAGGAAGGGCCTTCGGAGGTGCCAGTAGTCACGCTGAGGCCCGAATGGGGGCTGAAAGCAACAGGCAGCAGGGAGGGTCTGAGACCAGAGTGGTCCAGGTGTGTGGGGGGATAGGAAGGAGGCCAGCGCGGTGACCACTGAGTCTGGCTGCAAGGTCCGTGGCCCCCTTGATGAGCAGTCCCAGCTCGGTGCTGGGGTGGAACCCTGACAGGGATGCGTGACAAGGATGTGAGCGGAGGGCGTGGAAGTTAGTGActgcagatgagaaaatgtgCCGGGAAGGGGAGCAGAGACACAGATGGTACCTGGAAGGGGCTGTGGGTCAAAGCAGGGTTCATATTGATGCAGCAGAAGACCCCCTGCCTGAGTGTTGTTGCTGGATCCCTGGTCCAGTCAGCTTGGGCACGCCGTGTCACCCCTGGAGGGTCACTGTGCTTAGTAGCCAGTAATACCTTTGAAAACTCCCGCAGGAAAGAAACCACTTCACTATTTAAcccagttttcaaatatttgaccTGGAAAGCCTTTATGTGTATTTGCAACCCCTGTTAACTGTCCATTGAACTCGCCTTTTGGGACACAAGCCAGAGTTCCATCGTTTGTAAGTAGGCCTGTGGTGAGCCTGCTTGAGCACGCAGCCTCCTGTTAGTTCGGGTTCTTGTGGCCGACTTTCCAGGAGCCGGCGATGAGCGGGCGTTGGGAACACCGGGTTCCCGACATTCGCCAATCTACATGGGCTGTTAGCACGTATCCCCAGCCACTTTGGGGTATTTATTTCTTAAGATTTGAAAAGTACCATTACCCTTCGTAAAGAAAAGACCCTTGTGCTGTTCTCCCGAGCTGGGGCAAGcttcaggaggagggaggggactgcCGAGTGAAGAAGGGAGGACTGATGGAGCCGGGGCTGCAGCAGGGTGCACCCTGAGGCTGAGTGGGACCccagggctagcatagcactcaCCAATCTAATGGCTTGGGCCAGATCTTAATATGTCTTGTAAGGTCCGACTTTCTAGGAAACTAAAGAGGTGAGGACAGGTTCTTGGGGGACCCAGGGGTGGGTAGGGGTGCGTGGTGTgtccacgtgtgtgtgtgtgttttctgtggggatggggaggaaatggaatGCATGTCAAGGGGACCGGAGCCACGGCCTTAGAACAATGAGTCCGGCCTGTGTCCTGGCCTCTGGCAGCCCAGTGGTTGGGTCACAAGGCTCTGAAGTGCTTCCGTCTCTGGCTCGCCACCTGTCCACTCTCATGTCAGCAGACAGTTGTGTGTGAGGCACTGCATACATTGTCTCAGTTCTTGAAACAGCCTTGCTGTCCAGCAGCTCTGAGCGGTTTCGCCATCCCCCTATGGGGCCTCATGCCGCCGCCTCT from the Desmodus rotundus isolate HL8 chromosome 5, HLdesRot8A.1, whole genome shotgun sequence genome contains:
- the PRPF19 gene encoding pre-mRNA-processing factor 19, translated to MSLICSISNEVPEHPCVSPVSNHVYERRLIEKYIAENGTDPINNQPLSEEQLIDIKVAHPIRPKPPSATSIPAILKALQDEWDAVMLHSFTLRQQLQTTRQELSHALYQHDAACRVIARLTKEVTAAREALATLKPQAGLIVPQAVPSSQPSVVGAGEPMDLGELVGMTPEIIQKLQDKATVLTTERKKRGKTVPEELVKPEELSKYRQVASHVGLHSASIPGILALDLCPSDTNKILTGGADKNVVVFDKSSEQILATLKGHTKKVTSVVFHPSQELVFSASPDATIRIWSVPNASCVQVVRAHESAVTGLSLHATGDYLLSSSDDQYWAFSDIQTGRVLTKVTDETSGCSLTCAQFHPDGLIFGTGTMDSQIKIWDLKERTNVANFPGHSGPITSIAFSENGYYLATAADDSSVKLWDLRKLKNFKTLQLDNNFEVKSLIFDQSGTYLALGGTDVQIYICKQWTEILHFTEHSGLTTGVAFGHHAKFIASTGMDRSLKFYSL